The DNA window TCGGGTCATCATAACCCGACCCGCTTCCTCTCGGGGCTCCGGTTCCGCTAGCGAAGCGCATGATGTCAGCATTGGTAGCGTCGAGCTCTCTCTGAAGGGTGAAGACCTGGCGCTGGAGAATGGTGATGGCGCCGACGCAGCCGTAGACGGGGTCCTTGAGCCGAGCCTCGGCTTCGTAAGTAAGCGAGTTGACCGCGTCCTCGCGCTGGTGAGCCGGGATCTCGTTAAGCAGCTTGCTGACGTTGCTGGCGCCGAAGATTTTGTGGACGTTCACGAACTTCGTAGGCTCCTCGGGCGGGAAATATGGCGCGAAGATGCACCCGGAGAGGCATCTCCGCCGCAGGAATTTGCAGGCCGCGCACGGAGGTTTTGAGAAGCTGCTGCTCGAAGACGAAGCCGCCATAATTCTGCACCATAAAGAAAGAGAACATATTTTTTGGTCCAcgcaaaatttaaataaaaataacaacaaatatGAGTCTTATGAAGCGAACacgattatatatttaaaatatgcaATCAGTATATTTAATAAAAGCATGTTCCCAACCAATTGAAATAGTAACAAATGTATGTGGAATTCAGTGAAAATGTGCTACTTAGATACATTGAAGTTGTATAAAACTCGACCAAATTAATGCAAGATGATGTTTGTGTATTTATGTTGAGATTTTGTGAAGTGTTAGGTTTTTTTTGAACGAAGTCTTtataaaaaaagagaatttGACAGCTTGaatttttatgaaataaatttatttctttttgttatttttttagagGAAAAAAGAAAGTAATAATTCCCCGGCCGCCCTAGTAACATGGATAAAATAATTCAGAATATTTATTGATTGGTTAATTACTACTTTCTGTTGATAAGTACATAACTTAACAAGTAGGATGCGTTTGGCTATAAAATATAAGTGCCATATGtgaattttcttttaattaaaatttatccaGGAATAAATTATGATCACGCTGAAATTTGCAATCAatatacttttataataaacgagacacccacacacacacacacagtttAGAGCTGTCTGTTCAGCATTAAAAAAACacttaagaaaggaaaaaataattgCCTCGAATAGTTGATgaaattttcaacaaataatgTATTTGATAACCTAAAAACTGCAATGAAAGAAAACGATTTGGAACATACAAAATTCATCCACGATTCTAATCAGTCTTTGTTATTTAACTTTAATACTAGTGAAAAAAGTAGTTAAGAAAATGATCCAAATGGGACAAACATAAATTGTGTGCATagaaattttcaataatttcaaatatatttGTATAAAATTCCAAAGAAAAATCGAGTGATGAGGGTTATGATACCAAACTAAAACTAATCAGcaaaatagaaagaaataaTTGGATCTAAAACTAGATTTGAAGTTAATCAAGATTAAGCTAGAACCTGCCGGCTGGTACATACCTCCTTAGttgaatctctctctctctctcttctcttgaAAAACCTATTCTTTTTTGGAAAATCGAAAAACTTGGGAAACCGGCagctagtttatgtagatcttcGATCACCGAGCTGATAATTCAAATCAATATTCATTCTTAATTAATGCTTCAAATGAAAACTGTGTGTTTGTGTGCGTTTATATGAAGGTGAAGAGAAAATAGTACAAAGTGGAAAAACCCTAAAAGCAAATTAGAGAAATAGGGTTATATATATGTACACCAATTATCTAAAGGTGAGGATCGAGTatgtacatacatatatatacatacagaGAGTGTAAGGTATGAAGGAATCGATGCAAAAGCAAAAGCTTCTAATATTAATAGTAATTAAACAACATAATGTTGAGGCTGACTCAATTCTCTTAATTAATGGAGTAAACCAATGAATAGCTAAATCAATggggacaaattaaaaaaaacggtcGGTGAGTGTGAGATTGTTTAACAATggttataaataattttttttgtataaaagTATTCTTGAGatagttatatttatataggcatcgataaaatacaaactttaTATGTTGTATAAATTCTAAATTCTTCAAAATAGTGTAAAATTtaaagattttgatgtcaacacggCATCAACCGCTggtattgtgttgacattttttattgttgttattttatCATTGGTTGACATTTTCTAAACGAATTAGATCATAGGTTAGACTTtgtaaaatatttgaaatttgtacaatatttagagtttgtatttgattatgtccctatataaattatttatcatatttgCATGCCATAAAATTAAATTGTGTATACAAAGACTAAAAATAGTTTTATGTTCTCACAATATTTAGAGGGTTTCATTGCAACTCGCCCTCTACTAACTAGACATTGATTAGTTAATTAATCACGAGATATAGTGATGAATTCACCTGATACAAACTTTTTTTACTCGGATCTAACAAATTGTTAGTAGTAGGAGTATATCTTTTAACTAGCTAGCTTATTTCATTAATGATTGTGAAAAAAGATACTCCAATTAATAGGAGTATATGATAATTATTCgtaatttaaaataaagttttgaaATGTATACGCATATTTTCAGATTTAATAGTATGGTTTTAAAATAATTCTTTAATTAGAGTGAAAATTGGATTATAATTTATAGTTATtctttctaattatttatttctccttattaatttatgaatatatatAGTATCATTAGGTATaagtcatactccctccgtcccacaagaatatgcactctttctttttcagtccgtcccataagaatatgcattttccaaATTTAGAAACTTTGttcactctaatgaggtgaaactcattttccactaataatgttttaattattttttctctctctacctctctcttactttcctaattttgcattaaaacccgtgccgaacccagagtgtaggggtggcaaatcgtgcgtgttatgtcgttatcgtgtcgacacgataacaacaaacacgaataCGACCTCTTGTGAAAActccaaacacgaacacgatcCGCtgccctcagacacgaacacgacacgaacccattaacgacacgaaccacttcgggtcaacacgacacgaaaacaacacatatatgacaCGACACAATAACGACACTATAATAATACAACCTAATACTAAGTGTTCCATTAGACTAaacttaatttaaattttaaaataaataataataataataataataataataataataataataatattattattattatatattaatattatttcttaacgtgtaacacgaACAGACACGAAcatgacacgaaattttcgtgtcattATCGTGTCGAtacgataaggacacgaacccaataagttTTGACACATATccattaatttcgtgcgggttcgtgtcgtgttaaaGTGTCGTGCAAAAAATTACCAATTCtaccaaagtgcatattctttggggtcGAGGGAGTATAACTATAACATATAGCTCTTTCTATTTCAATTCAGTTTCAGCCTTTTATTCTTATCCGTCAGTTGAATACGACAAAATATATGGAAAAATGCcttttttatgtgattaaattaGTTGGGCGCGTCAAAATATGACAAATGGAGAATTACCCCTCCCTACTCTATGAGGTCACATGggattttctaattttatgttttaaccAACCATATATTTGTAATGGTAATTTAA is part of the Salvia splendens isolate huo1 chromosome 6, SspV2, whole genome shotgun sequence genome and encodes:
- the LOC121807064 gene encoding LOB domain-containing protein 25-like — encoded protein: MAASSSSSSFSKPPCAACKFLRRRCLSGCIFAPYFPPEEPTKFVNVHKIFGASNVSKLLNEIPAHQREDAVNSLTYEAEARLKDPVYGCVGAITILQRQVFTLQRELDATNADIMRFASGTGAPRGSGSGYDDPNSTDYWTGKGQDGGI